The following proteins come from a genomic window of Drosophila sulfurigaster albostrigata strain 15112-1811.04 chromosome X, ASM2355843v2, whole genome shotgun sequence:
- the LOC133849303 gene encoding GATOR complex protein NPRL2: MHSHANEGATGHGHGHGHGHGHSHTGHGGSTEGKIRCIFLSEFHATAGCKISCQVPDNYISKEVFDAINVYIIPKQHLQRCILTVNAMDVKIVGYPVGIQDQQKYARNAFLFNLCFVCDSRARSVQYEPVVKKLSEYLIMMEEESCFLSREDDKVRLQNIFQTVLRDLNERKVATIVEGDNTIYLKIVMHKPDPPSVKDHMVPLLLANLRDTPLENWDLTTQQILPYINGINHVARIAAEADVETDLVKSCIQNLVYYGVVQLLPILKYSNVYMTQNLKHLIQSAALSNACRKYVALQPDKLLPSVQRIFQFYASMTHGVTLRAICQRLCPQHHNIDERKMVIFGLQHKFIRCIHKYPVFTGSVPSGRQKMYTGLISFDEICCKTGLSPCTIEKDIEKDTNVTVIWK, from the exons ATGCACTCGCACGCAAATGAAGGTGCCACCGGGCACGGACATGGTCACGGACACGGACATGGACACAGTCACACTGGACACGGCGGGAGCACCGAGGGAAAGATACGCTGCATCTTCCTCAGCGAATTTCATGCTACAGCTGGCTGTAAGATCAGCTGTCAG GTGCCGGATAACTACATATCGAAGGAAGTGTTCGATGCCATCAATGTGTACATCATACCCAAGCAGCATCTGCAACGTTGCATTCTTACTGTCAATGCGATGGATGTGAAGATCGTTGGATATCCCGTTGGCATCCAAGATCAGCAAAAATATGCACGCAACGCGTTCCTCTTCAATCTGTGCTTCGTGTGCGATTCGCGGGCACGCTCCGTGCAATATGAGCCGGTGGTAAAGAAGCTATCCGAATACCTTATCATGATGGAGGAGGAGTCGTGTTTTCTGTCCCGCGAGGATGACAAAGTGCGACTACAGAATATTTTTCAGACGGTGCTACGGGATTTGAATGAGCGCAAAGTCGCTACGATTGTGGAGGGCGACAACACCATATATTTGAAGATTGTCATGCATAAACCGGATCCGCCATCGGTCAAGGATCACATGGtgccgttgttgttggctaaTTTAAGAGATACGCCGCTTGAAAACTGGGATTTGACCACacagcaa ATTTTACCGTACATCAATGGGATCAATCATGTGGCCCGCATTGCTGCTGAGGCGGATGTGGAAACGGATCTGGTCAAGTCATGCATCCAGAATTTAGTCTACTATGGCgttgtgcagctgctgcccaTTCTGAAGTATAGCAATGTGTACATGACGCAAAACCTTAAGCACCTCATCCAGAGTGCCGCCTTAAGCAACGCGTGCCGCAAATACGTGGCCCTGCAACCGGATAAATTGCTGCCGAGTGTTCAGCGCATCTTTCAGTTCTATGCCTCGATGACGCACGGCGTCACACTGCGTGCCATTTGCCAGCGTTTGTGCCCCCAACATCATAATATCGATGAGCGTAAAATGGTCATCTTTGGGCTGCAACACAAGTTCATACGCTGCATACACAAATATCCGGTGTTTACGGGTTCGGTGCCGTCGGGTCGCCAGAAGATGTACACGGGTCTCATTAGTTTCGATGAGATCTGCTGCAAGACTGGCCTCTCACCGTGCACCATCGAGAAGGATATCGAGAAGGATACAAATGTAACTGTGATTTGGAAGTAG
- the LOC133849309 gene encoding DNA-directed RNA polymerase III subunit RPC9, protein METVNETYSYITNMEVMQILLKIKSTKKKFGMRNLATVTYEALQYLEESPCKTQTRESITNYLRDLATYKLKPHEVLQMVNDPPTSALHTQLLIDDNKEPLTDEENEAIIQLTHKHFQAGNTEQTATTATAAAASATTQPTVAATTTDETVETVETTPEDEAAATQ, encoded by the exons ATGGAAAC AGTAAACGAAACATACTCGTACATCACCAACATGGAGGTAATGCAGATTCTGTTAAAGATCAAGAGCACCAAAAAGAAATTTGGCATGCGCAATTTGGCCACGGTTACCTACGAG GCACTGCAGTACCTGGAGGAGTCGCCTTGCAAGACACAAACACGTGAATCCATTACCAATTACCTGCGCGACTTGGCCACGTATAAACTGAAGCCGCACGAGGTGCTACAAATGGTCAACGATCCTCCAACCAGCGCACTTCATACTCAACTG CTCATCGATGATAACAAAGAGCCGCTTACGGACGAGGAAAACGAGGCCATAATTCAGTTGACGCACAAACACTTCCAGGCTGGCAACACAGAACAAACGGCAaccacagcaactgcagcagcagcaagtgcgACAACTCAGccaacagtagcagcaactacaacagacGAAACAGTTGAAACTGTGGAAACAACACCAGAAGACGAGGCAGCTGCCACTCAGTGA
- the LOC133849306 gene encoding density-regulated protein homolog — translation MTNESSTNVAERLKLGPRENVTYPIVMKYCGHCTMPIEYCEYYPEYDKCKDWLERNLPDDFERLKIEEEQAAADGTDDDKKRQKRGGKGLLRVKKKEDVPKRICVSRAARGKKKSVTVVTGLSTFDIDLKVAAKFFGTKFACGSSVTGDDEIVIQGDVKDELFDVIPEKWAEIDEDVIEDLGDQKR, via the exons ATGACCAACGAGAGTAGCACAAATGTCGCCGAGCGGCTTAAATTGGGGCCGCGTGAGAATGTAACTTATCCCATAGTGATGAAGTATTGCGGCCATTGCACGATGCCCATCGAG TACTGCGAATACTATCCGGAATACGACAAATGCAAGGATTGGTTGGAGCGTAATCTGCCAGACGACTTCGAGCGTCTGAAAATCGAAGAGGAGCAAGCGGCCGCCGATGGCACAGACGATGACAAGAAGCGACAGAAGCGTGGTGGAAAGGGGCTGCTGCGTGTGAAGAAGAAGGAAGACGTGCCAAAGCGCATCTGTGTCTCACGTGCTGCCCGCGGCAAAAAGAAGTCCGTTACCGTTGTCACCGGCCTCAGCACATTTG ATATTGATCTCAAAGTGGCTGCCAAGTTCTTTGGTACCAAGTTCGCTTGCGGCTCGTCGGTGACTGGCGACGATGAGATTGTCATACAGGGCGATGTTAAGGATGAGCTATTCGATGTCATTCCTGAGAAATGGGCCGAAATCGATGAGGATGTCATTGAGGATTTGGGCGATCAAAAGCGTTAA